From the Gemmatimonadota bacterium genome, the window GGTTCGACCGACTGGTGGATGCGGCCGCACGGGAATTCAACGAGGAGAAGCGCGTCTCCATGTACCAGGACGCCGAGGTGATCCTGGCCGAGCAGGCCGCGGGCGTGTTCCTGCACAACATGGTCAACGCGACCCTGAGCAAGCCGTGGGTCCTGGGCATCGAGGAAAACCGGTACGGCGACCGGAGGTGGAGCGGGTTCGCTCCGGCCTTCTCCACCCTGTACATCGGTGAACTCGGGCGAGAATCTGGCCGGCGTTAGGGATCTGGCTGGCGTTAGGGTACGTTGCAGGGAGGAACGGCGCGGAACTGAGGGATCGGGCCGGCGTTAGGGTTTGGTGTCCTGGCAGCGATCAGGCGAAGGGATCCAGATCGAATCCCGTTTCCGGCCGGATCCGTTCTGTGCCTTCGGGCCAGTCCGAGGGCCAGTCCCAGCCGGGGATCTGCAGGCTTTCCGCGCGAACCCGATGGGCGGCGGCCCGCCGATGCACGCCGGGCGGCGCCGTACTGACCTCCGAACTGTGGAGCATGGTGGGATAGTAGAAGGTGACGCTTCCCTCGCCCGCCGTGCAGTCGATGGCCTCGTGCTCGTGGCTTGCGACATAGGCCTCGGGTCCGCCCTTCAGTTCAAGAGGTCCTTCGAGATAGGAGCCGGGGAGGACCTTCATGGCGCCGTTCTCGATGGTCTGAGGGTCCACGTTGATGCGGACGATGATGGTCTTCTGGAAAAGGTCTTCCTTCCAATCTATGTCGGCCGGCCTGATGTGTATGTGGCCAAACTGGTTCCAGTGGCCGGAAAGATCGAGGTCCCGGGGCGGGTCCACGATGAAGAAGGTGTCCTGGTGCCATCCGATCTCCGCGTCGCCGCCGGCCACCTTGTCGAACATGGTACCGATGCTGGCGTGTTTGACCGGCTCGCCCAGGGCGCGTTCCAGCACGCTGACGATGGCGGGATGCCGGGAGAACCGGAGTCCGCCTTCGCACACGGCGTAGAGTTCCCACAGCAGCCAGACCGTGTCCTTCGACTTCCCGAGGAGCTTGTCGGTCGGTCGACCCTTGTATTCCGCTACGCGGCTCGCCTCCGCGATGGTCCGGTCCAGCAGTCCGCGGAACGCATTCATCTCTTCCGCGGAGAATACGCCTTCGACGGTCACGATGCCCTGCGTCTTCAGCGTGCCCACCGCTTCCCGCAGGTCCAGAGCGCTTTTGCCGTTATTCATGAGTTACTCCCCTGACGCACCGGGCCGCTAACGGTTCAGCCTGAGCGTTATGTCTTCCGTCTCCCATCCCAATCGTACTTCCAGGGTGTCCGGATGGACCATGGACCGTTCGGCGGGAACGAATGGCAAGGCGTTGCCGTAATCGAATTTACCGTTTCCGTTCGCGTCGCGATAGGCTTGAAGGATATACCGGCCCGGCAGCACGTTGTCAAACCGAAAACCTCCGGGCCCGGCCAGTTCGACCTCCGATGCGGGCTCCGCGTCCCGCAACGGGTAAAGGGAGATCCCCACGGCTCCCGCCCCTGCGGGGTCTTCGTCCTCGAACCGTCCCGACAGCGAACCGTAGCTCTCGGGATCGATGGTCGAGAAGGTGTACGCGAGCGTGTCGGGACGGTCGCCCGTGGCCTGCAGCGGCTGATCGAACCCGTTCCTGACCAGGCCGGCCAGTACGAGAATCTCGTAGTCGGCACTCGTATGCAGCAGGCTATCGGGCCGCATCACAGCGACCGTGGCGTCGATCCACCGTAGATCCCCGCCGACCTCCTGGTCCGTGGAATCCCTAAGGACAACGGCCCCCTCCTCCAGGGTAACGGGTTCGCTGAACGAGAACCGGAGCTCGACGAACTGTGCGACGTCCCGCGAACGGTTGCCGGGATGGACTTCCAGGAGCCTCGGCGCCGGCGGGTTCTCTATGGCCGATCCGGTGAATTCGGCGGTGTTCTCCGTCGTATCCATCGGTTCCGACCAGGTGTTTTCCAGTCCGGTAACAGTCAGACGATAGACCCGGTCGCGGACCTGGGGCGCCGTGATGAGCACGATGGTCGCCGGATCCGCCGGATCCTGGTACGCGGACGTGACCTCAAGGCTTTCGCCTTCCTCCACGCCGGCGATGGCATAGGCGCCCGTGCCCCGGACCATGTCCGCGCGGGGTGCCTCGCTCAGGAAGACACTCAGTGCACGCCGGTGGGACACCCGGGCGGACATCACGTGCATGGCGGCGGTATCGTTCACGGCCATCCGGAACCACATGGGACCGTCCAACATGCCCTCTTCCGACATGCCCTCTTCCGACATGCCCTCTTCCGACAGGACGACGTCCCGGGTGGGCACCCCGATGGGGTCCACGCCCGCGTCGTAGAGACGGTCTCTGCCCTGGTCCAGGAAGGCGAAGAGGCGGTAACGGCCGGCCGAGAGATGGGTGAAGGTAAAGGTACCGTCCCTGCCGGCCTGGGTCAGATAGTCCGGGGTCGTGCCGGCCGGGTCCGGTTCGGGCTTCCCGGCAATGTTGTAGGCCCAGACATAGGTGTTCCTGGCAGGCTGGCCGTCGTGGACCGTCAGGCCGTTGACCTCCCCCTCTTCGATGCTGGGGCCGGTCGACAGCGCGTATACAAAGGTCGAATCCATGCGGTTACTGCGCATGTCCCTGAAGCCGGTGCCCACCGTGATGATATAGGTTCTGTCGGCCAGCAGGGGTTCCTCGAACCGGACCGTGATCTCGTTGCCCCGCCAGCTCGCTTCGGCTTCGAATTCGACGATCGGCGCGATGAACAGGTTGCCTTCGATGGAACGGGGCTGAATGCGTTCGCTGAAGGTAAGCTTCGGGGAAACGTCCAGCGGCACGTGGGTCGAACCCGCCGGGGGATCGGTTTCTACCACCCAGGGTGGAATACGGTCGCGCGGACCGCCGGGCGGCATGCCTTCGCGGGCGCAGGCCACGGCGACCAGGCCGACCAGGCAGGCCATGGCGACCAGGCAGGCCGGGCCGATCAGGCCGACCAGGCTGGCCAGGCTGACCGGAATCTTCAGCGCGGAGTGGTCCGGCGTCCCGTTCATAGATCAGGCGCGGGGATGCGCCTCTTCGTACGTTTTCCTGAGGCGGTCGAGGGCGACGTGGGTATAGACCTGCGTGGTCGAAAGCCGTTCATGGCCGAGCAGTTCCTTGACCGCCATCAGGTCCGCTCCGGCGTCGAGCAGGTGCGTAGCGGTCGTATGGCGGAGCATGTGGGGCGTCAATCCCTGCTGGCTGATCCGGAGACCGTATCTCCCCAGGATGTACTGGACCCCGCGGCCCGTCAGCCTGCGGCCGTGTTGATTCAGCAGGAGTGCCGCCGTATCTTCCCGCCCCGTTTTGATCAGCATGGGACGGACGTCCATATAGGCCGCCAGCGCGGACAACGCGGGCCCGCCCAGCGGCACGATGCGTTCCCGGTCCCCCTTCCCGATCACGCGGATCCGTTCCTCCGTCATTTCGATCGCGCCGACGTCGAGTCCTACGAGCTCCGACAACCGCATGCCCGCTCCGTAAAGCAGTTCCAGGATGACCACGTCCCGCAGCCCGAGTAGCCGACTCCGGTCGGGCTGGCCGAGCAGGGCTTCCACCTGGCTTTTGTCCAGGAACCGGGGCAGGTGTCGGTCCCATTTCGGCGTGGTCAGGTAGACGCACGGGTTGGAGGAAACGATCCCTTCCCGGCAGAGATAATGGAAGAAGGACCGCACGGCCGCGAAACGGCGCGCGATGGTCCGCCTGCTGAAGCCTTCCCGGTGCAGGTGGTGAAGGAACGCCCGCACCACGGACTTGTCGATGGACTCCGGGTCCGGCGGATCGGCGCCGCCGTCTTCGGAGAGGAAAGACTGGAATTGGCCCAGGTCGCCGGCATAGGCCGACCGGGTATGCCGGGAGTAATTGCGCTCGATCTCGAGATGATCGAGAAATGCGCTGACCAGTTTCTCCATGATCGGTCAAGCCTCCTGGAGGGTCTGTCCCGCCTGGTCCGCCTGGCCCAGCTGCCCCGCCTGGTCCGCCTCGCCGGAACCGTCGGGCTGCGACTCGGCGGCCCGGACGCGATGCTTGCACGACGGGCACTGGAGCGCTTCACGGCCGGATCTTTCCTGTTTCTCGACCATGAGGGGATAGTCGCACCGTGGACAGCGGCGGTCGACCGGCTTGTCCCACACCACGAAACGGCACTTGGGGTAGTTGCTGCAACCGTAGAAGTTCCGGCCCTTCTGCGACCGGCGCGCCGTGAGGAACCCGTCGCAACCTTCTTCAGGACAGTCGACCCCGAGGTTGACCGGCCGCGTCTCCCGGCAGCGGGGATATCCGCTGCACGCCAGGAACGGGCCGTACCGGCCGGTCTTCACGATCATTTTCTCGCCGCACTTCCCACATACTTCGTCGGTGTTCAAGTCGGCGTTCTCTTCGCCGTTCATCGGCCGGGTGTTCCGGCATGCCGGGAATCCCCCGCACGCCATGAACCGGCCGTTGCGGCCCCATCGGATGACCATGGGCTTGCCGCATTTCTCGCATTTCTCGTCCGTCTCCTCCGTCAGCGTGCTCTTCAGCTCCGACCGCTGGGCGTTTACGGACTGCAGCCGCTCGTTGAAGGGCTGGTAGAAGTCCACCAGGGTGCCGGTCCAGTCCAGTT encodes:
- a CDS encoding phytanoyl-CoA dioxygenase family protein; the encoded protein is MNNGKSALDLREAVGTLKTQGIVTVEGVFSAEEMNAFRGLLDRTIAEASRVAEYKGRPTDKLLGKSKDTVWLLWELYAVCEGGLRFSRHPAIVSVLERALGEPVKHASIGTMFDKVAGGDAEIGWHQDTFFIVDPPRDLDLSGHWNQFGHIHIRPADIDWKEDLFQKTIIVRINVDPQTIENGAMKVLPGSYLEGPLELKGGPEAYVASHEHEAIDCTAGEGSVTFYYPTMLHSSEVSTAPPGVHRRAAAHRVRAESLQIPGWDWPSDWPEGTERIRPETGFDLDPFA
- a CDS encoding tyrosine recombinase codes for the protein MEKLVSAFLDHLEIERNYSRHTRSAYAGDLGQFQSFLSEDGGADPPDPESIDKSVVRAFLHHLHREGFSRRTIARRFAAVRSFFHYLCREGIVSSNPCVYLTTPKWDRHLPRFLDKSQVEALLGQPDRSRLLGLRDVVILELLYGAGMRLSELVGLDVGAIEMTEERIRVIGKGDRERIVPLGGPALSALAAYMDVRPMLIKTGREDTAALLLNQHGRRLTGRGVQYILGRYGLRISQQGLTPHMLRHTTATHLLDAGADLMAVKELLGHERLSTTQVYTHVALDRLRKTYEEAHPRA